A genomic segment from Arcobacter acticola encodes:
- a CDS encoding valine--tRNA ligase codes for MSEKYEPSQVEDKFYKIWEDRGYFEIEGNKSIQESDENGKQKTFSIMMPPPNVTGSLHIGHALTFTLQDIITRYKRMDGFKTLWQPGTDHAGIATQNVVEKQLLAEGTTKEEIGREKFLERAWLQKETSGGNIVHQMRKLGVTPAWKRERFTMDEGLKEAVKEAFISLYNEGHITQNNYMVNWCTHDGALSDIEVEHEEVNGKFYHMIYKFADGSGELQVATTRPETYFGDTAIMVHPDDSRYKSIVGKEVLLPLTDRTIKVITDSHVDMEFGTGVVKVTPAHDQNDYEVGKRHDLEFIKVFDEKGILNEYCGEFAGLERLEARPVIVKALENSGYIVKIEDHVHQVGHCYRCKNIVEPFISQQWFLSSEMAQESIRKTKETTKERAQTGEHNGTLFHPAHWINSYTAWMDELRPWCISRQLWWGHRIPVFTCDDCGHQWADKADEPEKCPKCGGKHHTQDPDVLDTWFSSALWAMSPLGWGNNGKLEELYNDTDEADFYPNSLLITGFDIMFFWVARMMMMGEHFKKELPFKDIYMHALVRDEFGAKMSKSKGNVIDPLDMVNEHSADIIRFTLAYLCVQGRDIKLGAKNLEQFRNFTNKLYNASNFLQLNVETFPDLKDITIKTPLGLYMQSKLSDAVDELRNALETYKFNESASILYKFVWNEFCDWGIEYAKASKDSVVELGAIFKETLKMVSPFMPFISDFLYHKLSGTTLEEGESLMVNPFPKNIAKNQEIEDMFAIIEEAITAIRRAKVIIDMGNSKIAKAYIKINKNIDNEMAKPFIEKLAKVENLEFVSAKVENSITDVSDNLEVYIPRGEIDMAPIISKLSKQQEKLEKEIAKLSGMLNNERFVANAPANVLEENRAGLALAEDKLAKVVAELKSLS; via the coding sequence CCCGCCAAATGTAACAGGAAGCCTGCATATAGGTCATGCTTTAACTTTCACATTACAAGATATTATTACTAGATATAAAAGAATGGACGGGTTTAAAACTCTTTGGCAACCAGGAACTGACCATGCCGGAATTGCAACTCAAAACGTTGTTGAAAAACAATTATTAGCTGAGGGTACAACTAAAGAAGAAATCGGTAGAGAAAAGTTTTTAGAACGTGCTTGGTTACAAAAAGAAACATCTGGTGGAAATATAGTTCACCAAATGAGAAAACTAGGTGTTACTCCTGCTTGGAAAAGAGAAAGATTTACTATGGATGAGGGATTAAAAGAAGCTGTAAAAGAAGCTTTTATTTCTTTATACAATGAAGGTCATATTACTCAAAATAACTACATGGTAAATTGGTGTACACATGATGGTGCATTATCAGACATCGAAGTTGAACACGAAGAAGTAAACGGTAAGTTTTATCACATGATTTATAAATTTGCAGATGGAAGTGGTGAACTTCAAGTGGCAACTACAAGACCTGAAACATACTTTGGGGATACTGCAATTATGGTTCACCCTGATGATAGCAGATATAAATCAATCGTTGGAAAAGAAGTATTATTACCACTAACTGATAGAACTATCAAAGTAATCACCGATTCACACGTTGATATGGAGTTTGGAACAGGTGTTGTAAAAGTAACTCCTGCACATGACCAAAACGATTATGAGGTTGGAAAAAGACACGATTTAGAGTTCATTAAAGTATTTGATGAAAAGGGTATTTTAAACGAATATTGTGGAGAGTTTGCAGGACTTGAAAGACTTGAAGCACGACCTGTTATCGTAAAAGCTTTAGAAAACTCAGGTTATATTGTAAAAATTGAAGACCACGTTCACCAAGTAGGGCATTGTTATAGATGTAAAAATATTGTTGAGCCATTTATTTCTCAACAATGGTTTTTAAGTTCTGAAATGGCTCAAGAGTCTATTCGAAAAACAAAAGAGACTACAAAAGAAAGAGCACAAACTGGTGAGCATAATGGAACACTTTTTCATCCTGCACATTGGATAAATTCATATACAGCTTGGATGGATGAGTTAAGACCTTGGTGTATTTCTAGACAACTTTGGTGGGGACATAGAATTCCTGTATTTACTTGTGATGATTGTGGACATCAATGGGCTGATAAAGCTGATGAGCCAGAGAAATGTCCAAAATGTGGTGGTAAACATCATACTCAAGATCCAGATGTTCTTGATACTTGGTTCTCTTCAGCACTTTGGGCAATGTCACCATTAGGTTGGGGAAATAATGGAAAATTAGAAGAACTTTATAATGACACAGATGAAGCTGATTTTTATCCAAATAGTCTATTAATTACAGGGTTTGATATTATGTTCTTCTGGGTAGCTAGAATGATGATGATGGGAGAGCACTTCAAAAAAGAATTACCATTTAAAGATATTTACATGCATGCACTTGTACGTGATGAGTTTGGTGCTAAAATGTCTAAATCAAAAGGAAATGTAATTGACCCTCTTGATATGGTAAATGAGCATAGTGCTGATATTATCAGATTTACATTAGCGTATTTATGTGTTCAAGGTAGAGACATAAAACTTGGAGCTAAAAATTTAGAGCAATTTAGAAACTTTACAAATAAACTTTATAATGCAAGTAATTTCTTACAGTTAAATGTGGAAACTTTCCCTGATTTAAAAGATATTACGATTAAAACGCCACTTGGTCTTTATATGCAAAGTAAATTAAGTGATGCAGTTGATGAGTTAAGAAATGCATTAGAAACTTATAAATTCAATGAATCAGCGTCTATTTTATACAAATTTGTATGGAATGAATTTTGTGACTGGGGAATTGAATATGCGAAAGCTAGCAAAGACTCTGTTGTAGAGCTTGGTGCAATTTTCAAAGAAACTTTAAAAATGGTATCTCCATTTATGCCATTTATTTCTGATTTCTTATATCATAAATTATCTGGAACAACTTTAGAAGAGGGTGAATCTTTAATGGTAAATCCTTTCCCTAAAAATATTGCAAAAAATCAAGAAATTGAAGATATGTTTGCAATCATTGAAGAAGCAATTACCGCAATTAGAAGAGCAAAAGTTATCATAGATATGGGTAACTCAAAAATTGCAAAAGCATATATAAAAATCAATAAAAATATTGATAATGAAATGGCAAAACCATTTATCGAAAAACTTGCAAAAGTAGAAAATTTAGAGTTTGTATCTGCAAAAGTAGAAAACTCAATCACAGATGTAAGTGATAATCTAGAAGTTTATATCCCAAGAGGTGAAATTGATATGGCGCCAATTATTTCTAAACTTTCTAAACAACAAGAAAAATTAGAAAAAGAGATAGCAAAACTTTCAGGAATGTTAAACAATGAAAGATTTGTAGCAAATGCACCTGCAAATGTTTTAGAAGAAAATAGAGCAGGTTTAGCCCTTGCTGAAGATAAACTAGCTAAGGTTGTTGCTGAATTGAAGTCTTTGAGTTAA
- a CDS encoding toxin, translating into MIKSKNIRYSLEKNELLKIERDISFEDVILAIENGNLLDDIKHPNEDKYPNQNVFIILVKIKDYVYLVPYVEDETSIFLKTIIPSIQMNKKYNKGLSND; encoded by the coding sequence ATGATTAAAAGTAAAAATATTCGATATAGTCTTGAAAAGAATGAGCTTTTAAAAATCGAACGAGATATTAGTTTTGAAGATGTTATATTAGCTATTGAAAATGGAAATTTACTTGATGATATAAAACATCCAAATGAAGATAAATATCCAAATCAAAATGTGTTTATTATTTTGGTTAAAATAAAAGATTATGTTTATTTGGTGCCTTATGTTGAAGATGAAACTTCAATATTTTTAAAAACAATTATACCTTCAATACAAATGAATAAAAAATATAATAAAGGACTTTCAAATGATTAA
- a CDS encoding carbonic anhydrase: MKKIISLSLVAIAAMVLATGCTSHSENSEHGKSHEAHWGYEGKYSPSHWGEMKEEFAMCSQGKVQSPINIIPTEDIDLKALDFKYNTNSMDVVNNGHTVQVNILAGSTVNIAGTDYELKQFHFHTPSENNINGKAYPLEAHFVHAAKDGSLAVVAVMYEEGKENPIIEKIWSKFPLKANEKVSISLSANDIQAMLPSNKDYYKFMGSLTTPPCSENVKWNVFKTSMPISKEQVKQFFDTFEHANNRPIQNINGRSILQ; the protein is encoded by the coding sequence TTGAAAAAAATAATTTCATTATCATTAGTAGCAATTGCTGCCATGGTTTTAGCAACAGGTTGTACAAGTCATTCAGAGAATTCTGAACATGGAAAATCTCATGAAGCACATTGGGGGTATGAAGGTAAATATTCTCCATCTCATTGGGGAGAGATGAAAGAAGAATTTGCAATGTGTTCACAGGGTAAAGTTCAATCACCAATAAATATTATTCCTACAGAAGATATTGATTTAAAAGCATTAGATTTTAAATATAATACAAATTCTATGGATGTAGTTAATAATGGGCATACAGTTCAAGTAAATATACTTGCAGGAAGTACTGTAAATATTGCTGGTACAGATTATGAACTTAAACAATTTCATTTTCATACACCTAGTGAAAATAATATAAATGGTAAGGCATATCCTCTTGAGGCGCATTTTGTTCATGCTGCAAAAGATGGTAGTTTAGCTGTTGTTGCTGTAATGTATGAAGAAGGAAAAGAAAATCCTATTATAGAAAAAATATGGTCAAAATTTCCACTTAAAGCAAATGAAAAAGTTTCTATATCTTTAAGTGCAAATGATATTCAAGCTATGTTGCCATCAAATAAAGATTATTACAAGTTCATGGGATCTTTAACAACTCCACCATGTTCTGAAAATGTAAAATGGAATGTATTTAAAACGTCAATGCCAATTTCAAAAGAACAAGTAAAACAATTCTTTGATACATTTGAACATGCAAATAACAGACCTATTCAAAATATAAATGGAAGAAGTATTTTACAATAG
- a CDS encoding FKBP-type peptidyl-prolyl cis-trans isomerase translates to MPIEINQTVKIMFEVRVDGIVVDGSRSNKPFEFQFGVGQVIAGLEKRIINMKSGEAADILVPAAEAYGEYDPAGIQTLPMKQFEGIKDLKIGMQIQAQDADDQPIQFIVKEITEYEVKVDFNHPLAGKDLEYKVKIDSLL, encoded by the coding sequence ATGCCTATAGAGATTAATCAAACAGTAAAAATTATGTTTGAAGTTAGAGTTGATGGAATAGTTGTAGATGGAAGTAGAAGTAATAAACCTTTTGAATTTCAGTTTGGTGTAGGACAAGTAATAGCAGGGCTTGAAAAAAGAATAATAAATATGAAATCAGGAGAAGCAGCAGATATCTTAGTTCCAGCGGCAGAAGCCTATGGAGAATATGATCCAGCAGGAATTCAAACTCTTCCAATGAAACAATTTGAAGGAATCAAAGATTTAAAAATTGGTATGCAAATTCAAGCTCAAGATGCAGATGATCAACCTATTCAATTCATAGTAAAAGAAATTACAGAATATGAAGTTAAAGTTGATTTTAACCATCCACTAGCAGGAAAAGATTTAGAGTATAAAGTAAAAATAGATTCGCTTTTATAA
- a CDS encoding efflux RND transporter permease subunit, giving the protein MFEKILRFFVENSRMNYTLFLLVFAIGIWSYSKTPKEIFPSFDLDMISIKGSYSGASVDILDKMAVTEIEDNIKNIDSVDTMSTIVSPGKFTIVLELKKGKNKYQEADKIKDAITLIKSNLPSDMDEPSVNTLDRTRSLADISITSKKLSIDQLKPFADDLKSKLLTINGINEITVFGDSDKYFEVLLDERKIDALNLNKSDVFAVIGNLSYIFPIGKIEDPKKHYYISTYNGAKNAEDFGNTLIKISNKTVYVRDIATISKKYEDSSTLYSFNGENALSLEIVQSETGDAINIVKDIKKILPDIQKNNPDINISIADDNSERIIDRLSVVSSNIMLGIILITILVALLINGRMSFIIAMGIPTSFVIAAVYFYLSGYTINMISLVGVLIAIGIVVDDAIVVSENIQQHIEEGHSPKEAAIIGAKEMIKPVTVASLTTLFSFLPVLLISGTMGEVMKLIPIALSALVVASLIESFVFLPIHAAHVLKSGSKVTSWEKANAVYNKIIHFFMNWKKTFIVIFIIIVPFLTFKFISNSKFQMFPKFDGSDVKVTLKANANTTLEESFKIVSAIEADLMKHSDEFYIRNINSIAGYRKDVGDNTENFPYAMYMTVELQKLKAMNVLDKYVTPALSLEYDEEGRTREITSDEISTKLKEFISKNDYKNKFNLEEIEVLERKVGPVKADIKIGVVTSDNQKAIAAIEKIDKELKQIEGIKSASNSLKFGIDEIKIKVNSYGEQLGLTESFIGNYLSNLYLLKKKAVSFDEKEMLDIKIQSRDKDDYESFKNTKLPVEGGSFVTLYEVVELSTLKAFEQLLKDEGIKNFYVFANVNPDIITASEVINKIKPMLDEIEKTGIKLVFKGEAEKNAELKRDMLLATVLALVLIMLSMLYLFNSFRETFIVMSVIPFSILGVLIGHQVMGLNLSMPSMIGALGLAGVVINDGIIMMTYLKKAKTIEEIFSRAIKRFRPIIITTVTTIVGMLSLILFPSGEAAIFQPIAIALGFGLAWGTVLNLIYLPVLYTLTHKLRKVPKIES; this is encoded by the coding sequence ATGTTTGAAAAAATTTTAAGATTCTTTGTAGAAAATTCTCGTATGAACTATACTTTATTTCTTTTAGTATTTGCCATTGGTATTTGGTCTTATTCTAAAACTCCAAAAGAAATCTTTCCAAGCTTTGACTTGGATATGATTTCAATAAAAGGTTCTTACAGTGGAGCTAGTGTTGATATTCTAGATAAGATGGCAGTTACAGAAATTGAAGATAATATAAAAAATATTGATTCTGTTGATACAATGTCAACAATTGTTAGTCCTGGTAAATTTACTATTGTTTTAGAACTAAAAAAAGGTAAAAATAAATATCAAGAAGCTGATAAAATAAAAGATGCAATAACTTTGATAAAATCAAACTTGCCTTCTGATATGGATGAGCCATCTGTTAATACTTTAGATAGAACAAGATCATTGGCTGATATTTCAATTACCTCAAAAAAACTCTCAATTGATCAATTAAAACCCTTTGCAGATGATTTGAAAAGTAAACTTCTTACAATAAATGGAATAAATGAAATTACAGTTTTTGGTGATTCTGATAAGTATTTTGAAGTTTTACTTGATGAAAGAAAAATTGATGCATTAAATTTAAATAAAAGTGATGTATTTGCTGTAATTGGAAATTTATCATATATATTTCCAATTGGTAAAATTGAAGATCCAAAAAAACACTATTATATTTCCACATATAATGGTGCTAAAAATGCTGAAGATTTTGGAAATACTTTAATAAAAATTTCTAATAAAACAGTTTATGTAAGAGATATAGCAACTATTTCTAAGAAATATGAAGATTCATCAACATTATATTCTTTCAATGGAGAAAATGCATTATCACTTGAAATTGTACAATCTGAAACGGGTGATGCTATAAATATTGTTAAAGATATAAAAAAGATATTACCTGATATTCAAAAAAATAATCCTGACATAAATATCTCAATTGCAGATGATAATAGTGAAAGAATTATTGATAGGTTAAGTGTTGTATCATCAAATATTATGCTTGGTATCATACTAATTACAATCTTAGTTGCTTTATTAATTAATGGTAGAATGTCTTTTATTATTGCCATGGGAATTCCAACATCATTTGTTATTGCTGCTGTTTATTTCTATCTCTCAGGATATACAATAAATATGATTTCTCTTGTTGGAGTTTTAATTGCAATTGGAATCGTTGTTGATGATGCCATTGTTGTAAGTGAAAATATACAACAACACATAGAAGAAGGTCATAGTCCAAAAGAAGCTGCAATTATTGGTGCAAAAGAGATGATTAAACCAGTAACTGTTGCATCTTTAACAACGCTTTTTTCTTTTTTACCTGTTTTATTAATAAGTGGAACTATGGGTGAAGTTATGAAATTAATTCCTATTGCCCTTAGTGCATTGGTTGTTGCTTCATTAATAGAATCATTTGTTTTTCTTCCAATTCATGCTGCACATGTTTTAAAAAGTGGTTCAAAGGTAACTTCTTGGGAAAAAGCAAATGCAGTTTACAATAAAATTATTCACTTTTTTATGAATTGGAAAAAGACTTTTATCGTAATATTTATAATAATTGTTCCTTTTTTAACTTTTAAATTTATAAGTAATTCAAAGTTTCAAATGTTCCCAAAATTTGATGGAAGTGATGTAAAAGTTACACTAAAAGCAAATGCAAATACTACCCTTGAAGAATCATTTAAAATAGTAAGTGCAATTGAAGCTGATTTAATGAAACATAGTGATGAATTTTATATTAGAAATATAAATTCAATCGCAGGATATAGAAAAGATGTTGGAGACAATACTGAAAATTTCCCATATGCGATGTATATGACAGTTGAACTTCAAAAACTAAAAGCTATGAATGTCTTAGATAAATATGTAACACCAGCTTTAAGTCTTGAATATGATGAAGAAGGAAGAACAAGAGAAATAACTTCAGATGAAATATCTACTAAATTAAAAGAGTTCATAAGTAAAAATGATTATAAAAATAAATTTAATTTAGAAGAGATAGAAGTTCTTGAAAGAAAAGTGGGACCTGTAAAAGCAGATATTAAAATTGGAGTTGTTACATCCGATAATCAAAAAGCAATAGCTGCTATTGAAAAAATTGATAAAGAATTAAAACAAATAGAAGGTATTAAATCAGCATCAAACTCTTTAAAATTTGGTATTGACGAAATCAAAATAAAAGTTAATTCTTATGGAGAACAACTAGGACTTACAGAATCTTTTATTGGAAATTACTTATCAAACTTATATTTATTGAAGAAAAAAGCAGTTTCATTTGATGAAAAAGAGATGCTAGATATAAAAATTCAGTCACGAGATAAAGATGATTATGAAAGTTTCAAAAATACAAAACTACCTGTTGAAGGTGGCTCTTTTGTAACCTTATATGAAGTTGTTGAGTTAAGTACTTTAAAAGCATTTGAGCAACTTTTAAAAGATGAAGGAATAAAAAATTTCTATGTTTTTGCAAATGTAAACCCTGATATTATTACTGCAAGTGAAGTAATTAATAAAATAAAACCTATGTTAGATGAAATAGAAAAAACTGGTATCAAACTTGTATTTAAAGGTGAAGCAGAAAAAAATGCTGAATTAAAAAGAGATATGTTACTAGCAACAGTACTAGCATTAGTGCTAATAATGCTTTCAATGCTTTATTTATTTAATTCATTTAGAGAAACATTTATTGTAATGAGTGTTATTCCTTTTTCTATATTAGGGGTTCTAATAGGACATCAAGTAATGGGATTAAATCTATCAATGCCATCAATGATTGGAGCTTTAGGACTTGCAGGAGTTGTAATAAATGATGGAATTATTATGATGACATACTTGAAAAAAGCAAAAACAATCGAAGAGATATTTTCTCGTGCAATAAAAAGATTTAGACCTATTATTATAACTACTGTAACAACAATTGTAGGGATGTTGTCTTTAATATTATTTCCAAGTGGAGAGGCTGCTATATTTCAACCAATTGCAATTGCCCTTGGATTTGGACTAGCATGGGGAACTGTTTTAAATCTTATTTATTTACCAGTTTTATATACATTAACACACAAATTAAGAAAAGTACCTAAGATAGAATCTTAA
- the modA gene encoding molybdate ABC transporter substrate-binding protein → MKLLKGLFLLILFLSTIVHADSKNELLFYVGITMVKPVKELATNFEKANNCTIKILQGGSQDLYDSAKSSQVGDLYLPGSSSYRDKFIKDGLLLDGKFVGYNKLSLVVKKGNPKNVNASLEELTNEELNVVLGSEQSGSVGLASKNVLTKFGLYEKAVSNAIFLVPDSRNLINAIKNGNADLILNWHATTFWDNNKEFVEAIVLDDESSQKSKLVFNLLSSSKNKELSKRFMDYASSVEGREVFKKYGFLDDEDMKNFDKVVF, encoded by the coding sequence ATGAAACTATTAAAAGGTTTATTCTTATTGATTTTATTTTTAAGTACGATTGTTCATGCTGATTCAAAAAATGAGCTTCTTTTTTATGTGGGAATTACTATGGTTAAACCTGTAAAAGAGTTAGCTACTAATTTTGAAAAAGCAAACAACTGTACTATAAAAATTTTACAAGGTGGAAGCCAAGATTTATATGATAGTGCAAAATCAAGTCAAGTAGGAGACCTATATCTTCCTGGATCTTCATCTTATAGGGATAAATTCATAAAAGATGGATTGTTGCTTGATGGTAAATTTGTAGGTTATAATAAATTGTCTTTAGTTGTCAAAAAGGGAAACCCAAAAAATGTTAATGCATCTTTAGAAGAATTAACAAATGAAGAATTAAATGTTGTTTTAGGAAGTGAACAAAGTGGAAGCGTTGGTCTTGCAAGTAAAAATGTTTTAACAAAATTTGGATTATATGAAAAAGCTGTGTCTAATGCTATTTTTTTAGTTCCTGATTCAAGAAATTTGATTAATGCTATAAAAAATGGAAATGCAGATTTGATTTTAAATTGGCATGCAACAACTTTTTGGGATAATAACAAAGAGTTTGTAGAAGCGATAGTTCTTGATGATGAATCTTCACAAAAATCAAAACTTGTATTTAATCTTTTAAGTAGTTCTAAAAATAAAGAGTTAAGTAAAAGATTTATGGACTATGCTTCATCTGTTGAGGGTAGAGAAGTATTCAAAAAATATGGTTTTCTAGATGATGAAGATATGAAAAATTTTGACAAGGTAGTTTTTTAG
- a CDS encoding response regulator yields MFRNNAIFKALIALLFAFTIGYIGILVIHNVFSKILTDLDNSVKNEYSRYKIGEYILKEISLIEANFYKMGITTKSRALKNIEEEIQNEIQNILNAIEVLQKGGVLKSQIKLNLVEATISNDEIHFQVDDKKYVFEAIDLIPKLDELKEKMLSMEEIVEIKNSIIESSDKEFIQNNIFKVELFFKQIPSLFIRMKENSNRLLYDSKKNIRVLEKNIKNEKEYYKDLENIFTYFIIIVVLLLGFLVIKQIVRKNKELEDITLKAKESEEDALKANETKSQFLANMSHEIRTPLNAIIGFSDILSNSDMQVEHREKAEIISKSAKALLNIINDILDISKVESGKYEISKSNFDLKDLLDQIVQLYAVNTKQKNIRFLYTLDESIPNFVFSDETRLKQVLSNIISNAIKFTPESGKVSFDVKLLNINKNIARVRFSVKDEGIGISIENQKNIFEPFSQADGSISRKYGGTGLGLAISLNIVKMLGSEIRLISRENEGSVFYFDLDLVVQDMNTINVNKLKYDFAICYIMEDTENIRNHLINTVKYFGRIHQGDEDIESCKKMDLIFCFGDSQLYEKLSKRKDKFKCPVVYVGNMDKINNDNKMKHLMDYFLDVPIYGSKIFNIIAESKLIEKDVQKIENKTESKENFSGRILVAEDNPNNQLLIKIILQKLGLDVTIVENGQLAVEKYQSENFDLVFLDINMPIMDGLTALKHIRAYEKDIQKYTPIIALTANSINGDRERYIDEGMDNYLSKPFDRNQLIAILHLYINKNEY; encoded by the coding sequence ATGTTTAGAAATAATGCTATTTTCAAAGCTTTAATAGCTTTATTATTTGCTTTTACAATAGGATATATTGGAATACTTGTAATTCATAATGTTTTTTCTAAAATTCTTACAGATCTGGATAATAGTGTAAAAAATGAATATTCAAGATATAAAATAGGTGAATATATCCTAAAAGAAATAAGTCTTATTGAAGCAAATTTCTACAAAATGGGGATTACAACAAAATCAAGGGCTTTAAAAAATATTGAAGAAGAAATTCAAAATGAAATCCAAAATATTTTAAATGCTATTGAAGTTTTACAAAAAGGTGGAGTTTTAAAAAGTCAAATTAAATTAAACCTTGTAGAAGCAACCATCTCTAATGATGAAATTCATTTCCAAGTAGATGATAAAAAATATGTATTTGAAGCAATAGATTTAATTCCTAAATTAGATGAATTAAAAGAAAAAATGCTAAGTATGGAAGAAATCGTAGAAATTAAAAATTCTATTATAGAATCTTCAGATAAAGAGTTTATTCAAAATAATATTTTCAAAGTAGAACTTTTTTTCAAACAAATACCAAGCCTATTTATTAGAATGAAAGAAAATAGCAATAGATTACTATATGATAGTAAAAAAAATATTAGAGTATTAGAAAAAAATATAAAAAATGAAAAAGAGTATTATAAAGATTTAGAGAATATATTTACATATTTTATTATAATAGTTGTTCTTTTACTTGGATTCTTAGTAATTAAACAAATAGTTAGAAAAAATAAAGAGTTAGAAGATATAACTTTAAAAGCAAAAGAATCAGAAGAAGATGCTTTAAAAGCAAATGAAACTAAATCTCAATTTTTGGCAAATATGAGTCATGAAATAAGAACTCCATTAAATGCAATAATAGGTTTTTCAGATATCTTATCAAACTCAGATATGCAAGTAGAACATAGAGAAAAAGCAGAAATTATTTCAAAAAGTGCAAAGGCGTTACTAAATATTATTAATGATATTCTTGATATTTCAAAAGTTGAAAGTGGTAAATATGAAATTTCAAAATCTAATTTTGATTTAAAAGATTTGTTGGACCAAATAGTTCAATTATACGCTGTAAACACAAAACAAAAAAATATTAGATTTTTATATACTTTAGATGAAAGTATTCCAAATTTTGTTTTTAGTGATGAAACCAGATTAAAACAAGTTCTTTCAAATATCATAAGTAATGCTATTAAATTTACACCTGAAAGTGGAAAAGTTTCATTTGATGTAAAACTCTTAAATATAAATAAAAACATTGCAAGGGTAAGATTTTCAGTAAAAGATGAAGGAATTGGAATTTCAATTGAAAATCAAAAAAATATATTTGAACCCTTCTCTCAAGCTGATGGATCAATTTCTAGAAAATATGGTGGTACAGGTTTAGGCCTTGCTATTAGTTTAAATATAGTTAAAATGTTAGGTTCTGAAATTAGACTAATTAGTAGAGAAAATGAAGGAAGTGTTTTTTATTTTGATTTAGATTTAGTAGTTCAAGATATGAATACTATTAATGTTAATAAACTAAAGTATGATTTTGCTATTTGTTATATTATGGAAGATACAGAAAATATTAGAAATCATTTAATAAATACAGTTAAATATTTTGGACGAATTCATCAAGGTGATGAAGATATTGAGAGTTGTAAAAAAATGGATTTAATCTTTTGTTTTGGTGATTCACAACTTTATGAAAAACTTTCAAAAAGAAAAGATAAATTTAAATGTCCAGTGGTTTATGTGGGGAATATGGACAAAATAAATAATGATAATAAAATGAAGCACTTAATGGATTATTTTTTAGATGTACCTATTTATGGTTCTAAAATCTTTAATATTATTGCAGAATCAAAACTAATTGAAAAAGATGTTCAAAAAATTGAAAATAAAACTGAATCAAAAGAGAATTTCTCAGGAAGAATTTTAGTTGCTGAAGATAATCCAAACAATCAACTTTTGATAAAAATCATTTTACAAAAATTAGGTCTTGATGTAACGATAGTTGAAAATGGTCAATTAGCCGTTGAAAAATATCAAAGTGAAAACTTCGATCTAGTTTTTTTAGATATCAATATGCCTATTATGGATGGATTAACTGCATTAAAACATATAAGAGCATATGAAAAAGATATTCAAAAATATACTCCTATTATTGCACTAACT